In Xyrauchen texanus isolate HMW12.3.18 chromosome 23, RBS_HiC_50CHRs, whole genome shotgun sequence, a genomic segment contains:
- the LOC127663263 gene encoding uncharacterized protein LOC127663263, with product MVIANNSIRLREIQSAIINDNNVFANINSVSISTIDRVLKRHQMTMKQLYKVPFERNSERVKALRYQYVQRIMELEVHETTHILVFVDEAGFNLSKGRRRGRNLIGHRATIDTPGQRGANITMCAAISENGVSTHIPHIGPYNTQLLLAFLNALYRDLIPEQERGLVRPHLPNYVVVWDNVSFHRTNSVRDWFAAHERITVEFLPPYSPFLNPIEEFFSAWRWKVYDHRPQNLISLLDAMNAACCYAE from the exons ATGGTCATAGCCAACAATTCCATCAGGCTAAGAGAGATCCAAAGTGCaatcataaatgacaataatgtctttgcaaatataaattctgtcagcatttccaCCATAGACAGAGTTTTAAAAAGACATCAGATGACTATGAAACAGCTCTATAAGGTGCCATTTGAGAGGAACAGTGAAAGAGTCAAGGCGTTGCGGTACCAGTATGTCCAG AGAATCATGGAGTTAGAAGTACATGAAACGACCCACATTCTTGTTTTTGTGGACGAGGCTGGGTTTAATCTGTCCAAAGGCCGGAGACGTGGTCGCAATCTCATTGGACACCGAGCCACAATTGACACACCAGGCCAACGTGGGGCCAATATTACAATGTGTGCTGCCATTTCAGAGAACGGTGTGAGCACACATATTCCACATATTGGGCCCTATAATACCCAACTTCTCCTGGCCTTCCTAAATGCACTTTACAGAGACCTGATTCCAGAACAAGAAAGAGGTTTAGTTAGACCACATTTGCCTAATTATGTTGTTGTCTGGGATAATGTCAGCTTCCACCGAACCAACAGTGTTAGAGACTGGTTTGCTGCACATGAAAGGATAACAGTGGAATTCCTTCCACCATACTCTCCATTCCTAAATCCAATAGAAGAGTTTTTTTCAGCATGGAGGTGGAAAGTGTATGATCATAGACCACAAAATCTGATTTCTTTGTTGGATGCCATGAATGCTGCATGTTGTTAtgctgagtaa
- the prelid1a gene encoding PRELI domain containing 1a, producing the protein MVKYFSCAGFLKSSWDQVFLAFWQRYPNPYSNHVLTEDIVFREITPDNHLISRRLLTKTSRAPRWAEKYLPAHMAQKAYIIEDSIVDPQSRTMTTLTWNITHARVMSIEERCMYRVNADNNSWIEIKREAWISSNLYGLSRAIQEFGLARFKSNVTKTMKGFEYVLAKMQGEIPTRTLAETATVKARKTALAAKEKAKDLASQAQKKQYV; encoded by the exons ATGGTGAAATACTTCAGCTGTGCAGGCTTTCTGAAGAGCTCATGGGACCAAGTGTTTCTTGCATTCTGGCAGAGATATCCCAACCCCTACAG TAATCATGTTTTGACAGAAGACATTGTATTTCGGGAAATCACTCCGGACAACCATCTCATTTCCAGACGACTCTTGACCAAAACTAGTAGAGCTCCTCGCTGGGCGGAGAAGTATCTGCCAGCTCATATGGCACAGAAAGCTTACATCATTGAGGACTCAATAGTGGATCCTCAAAGCAGGACCATGACCACGCTCACCTGGAACATCACTCACGcacgtgtcatg AGTATTGAAGAGCGCTGTATGTACAGAGTGAACGCTGACAACAACAGCTGGATAGAGATCAAGAGAGAAGCCTGGATCTCCTCCAACCTGTACGGCCTCTCTAGAGCAATTCAG GAATTTGGTCTAGCCCGGTTTAAGAGCAACGTTACAAAGACCATGAAAGGCTTTGAATATGTGTTGGCCAAGATGCAAG GTGAAATACCAACAAGAACACTGGCAGAAACTGCAACTGTAAAGGCACGCAAGACTGCACTCGCTGCCAAAGAGAAAGCAAAAGATTTAGCCTCACAAGCGCAGAAGAAACAGTATGTATGA
- the npy7r gene encoding neuropeptide Y receptor Y7 produces the protein MLYVLGLNEGTKFNMGQSDTANEMEDLVHDGDEETIWHEGNLVNDSNPYKPTFVDDITKHLSVQISLILAYSLIILLGFLGNTLVIYMIILYRNMRTVTNYFIANLALADLMVDTVCLPFTLVYTLWDEWKFGAIMCHMVPYSQALSIHVSILTLTVIALERYRCIVFHLGQRLNRCTSFIIIGLIWTFAAVLAGPLAIFREYRYEEIPYIDLRIAVCSEKWPNGTNRDAVIYSSFMLLLQYIVPLAIISYAYVCIWIKLKNHVSPSNRNDGIVRRKKTTKMLVLVVVVFAVCWLPFHVFQLASDLDLVLKFREYKLIYTFFHIVAMCSTFVNPLLYGWMNQNYRNGFLMFFRCEHKPDSIYPDGSFRTRSLRGMIVNGHNDGQPVTAV, from the coding sequence ATGCTTTATGTCCTTGGACTGAATGAAGGTACCAAGTTTAATATGGGCCAATCAGATACAGCCAACGAAATGGAAGACTTGGTCCATGATGGCGATGAAGAGACCATTTGGCATGAAGGCAACTTGGTCAATGACAGCAATCCTTACAAACCCACCTTTGTGGATGACATCACCAAGCACCTGAGTGTTCAGATTTCTCTTATATTAGCATACTCGCTAATAATCCTACTAGGATTTTTGGGCAACACCCTGGTCATTTACATGATCATTCTGTACAGAAACATGCGTACGGTCACCAACTACTTCATTGCTAATCTCGCTTTGGCCGACTTAATGGTGGACACGGTGTGCTTGCCTTTCACGCTTGTATACACATTGTGGGATGAATGGAAGTTTGGTGCCATAATGTGTCATATGGTGCCTTACAGTCAAGCTCTGAGCATCCACGTGTCCATTCTTACTCTAACAGTCATTGCTCTAGAGCGCTATAGGTGTATCGTCTTCCATCTTGGCCAACGCCTCAACAGATGCACTAGTTTTATTATCATCGGCCTTATTTGGACATTCGCTGCCGTACTAGCTGGCCCGTTGGCTATTTTCCGGGAATATCGCTACGAGGAGATCCCATACATTGACTTACGGATCGCAGTTTGCTCCGAGAAATGGCCCAATGGAACCAATCGTGATGCAGTCATCTATAGTTCATTTATGCTTCTATTGCAGTACATAGTACCATTGGCGATCATCAgctatgcatatgtgtgtatctGGATTAAACTGAAGAACCACGTCAGCCCTTCCAACCGCAATGATGGTATCGTGCGTCGCAAAAAGACCACAAAGATGTTGGTCCTGGTAGTCGTGGTCTTTGCCGTCTGCTGGCTTCCCTTTCATGTATTTCAACTGGCTAGTGACCTCGACTTGGTTCTGAAGTTCAGAGAGTACAAACTCATCTATACCTTTTTTCACATCGTGGCAATGTGCTCAACCTTTGTCAATCCGTTGCTGTATGGTTGGATGAACCAGAACTACAGGAATGGTTTTCTCATGTTCTTCCGCTGTGAACACAAGCCAGACAGCATCTATCCTGATGGATCCTTCAGAACTCGATCGTTGCGAGGGATGATTGTGAATGGGCACAATGATGGTCAACCTGTGACTGCAGTCTGA